In one Nicotiana sylvestris chromosome 8, ASM39365v2, whole genome shotgun sequence genomic region, the following are encoded:
- the LOC104210008 gene encoding uncharacterized protein codes for MLRHTAPLQSERGMPPLLSAHNFCVSPSEIVYALEKLGMKVQWPQKIKLDPTTRRSNVLCEFHQERGHKTEDCIGLRHKVVRMLNQGYLKELLSDKGRANFARGNDPSQGPPKPPSLARTIQMIIGGVDDTVINYVKFTAMHKLKRTIAHERYDDLEDSVIFYKSDADGLSSPHYDTLVTTLCIVDTDVKRIMVDDGSDVCIIHPRVLMQMRLEDKIILRCITLTGFNNAVEWTSGEIVLPVLAGGVTLETPFHVMNQETTYNAIMERP; via the coding sequence ATGTTACGACACACTGCACCCCTTCAAagtgaaagaggtatgcctccactgctatctgctcataacttttgtgtttccccttcagagATAGTTTACGCACTTGAGAAGCTAGGCATGAAGGTGCAGTGGCCGCAAAAAATAAAATTGGACCCAACCACCAGGAGGTCAAACGTCCTCTGTGAATTCCATCAAGAAAGAGGACACAAGACCGAAGATTGCATAGGTCTGCGTCATAAAGTAGTTAGGATGTTGAACCAGGGGTACCTAAAAGAACTGCTCAGCGATAAAGGAAGGGCCAACTTCGCTCGAGGGAACGATCCatctcaaggacctccaaagcCACCATCACTAGCACGCACCATACAGATGATCATTGGAGGTGTCGACGACACGGTAATCAACTATGTGAAGTTCACCGCCATGCACAAACTCAAACGGACGATCGCCCAcgaacggtatgatgacctcgaagacagtGTCATCTTCTATAAGTCGGATGCCGATGGTTTGTCTTCCCCTCACTATGATACTTTGGTTACAACTTTATGCATCGTTGATACAGATGTAAAAAGAATCATGGTAGATGATGGAAGCGACGTGTGTATCATTCACCCGCGAGTTCTCATGCAAATGAGGCTTGAGGATAAAATAATACtgcgttgcataacactaacaggttttaataatgcagtagaGTGGACATCCGGAGAAATAGTGCTACCTGTCCTAGCAGGAGGGGTCACCCTGGAGACACCATTCcacgtcatgaaccaggaaacaaCCTACAACGCCATCATGGAGAGACCATAG